A window of Sphingomonas adhaesiva contains these coding sequences:
- a CDS encoding FAD binding domain-containing protein: MTPFDYARAADTADALRQGAVAGTAYLGGGTNLVDLMRETVARPARLVDVSTLPAAIGETADGGLTIGAAVRNTALAEHPAVRARYPLLSRAILAGASAQIRNMATVGGNLLQRTRCTYFYDTDGSRCNKREPGAGCDAREGFNRIHAVLGASDACVATHPSDMCVALAALDATVHVAGPGGARTIPFADLHRLPGDRPDRDTHLDPGELVTAVALPPLPDGARSTYRKVRDRASYAFALVSVAAVLELEGDRIRHVRIAFGGVAHKPWRAATAEAALLGAAATRQAFLDAAAAEFADARPLRDNAFKPALATRTLAAVLEDLSTGVAA; encoded by the coding sequence ATGACGCCGTTCGATTACGCCCGCGCCGCGGATACCGCCGACGCGCTGCGGCAGGGCGCGGTCGCCGGTACCGCCTATCTGGGCGGCGGTACCAATCTGGTCGACCTGATGCGCGAGACGGTCGCGCGGCCGGCGCGGCTGGTCGACGTCAGCACGCTGCCCGCCGCGATCGGGGAGACGGCGGACGGGGGGCTGACGATCGGCGCCGCGGTCCGCAACACCGCGCTGGCCGAGCATCCCGCGGTACGCGCGCGCTACCCGCTGCTGTCGCGCGCGATCCTGGCCGGCGCGTCGGCGCAGATCCGCAACATGGCGACGGTGGGCGGCAACCTGCTGCAACGCACGCGCTGCACCTATTTCTACGACACCGACGGATCGCGCTGCAACAAGCGGGAGCCGGGCGCAGGATGCGATGCGCGCGAGGGGTTCAACCGCATCCACGCGGTCCTGGGCGCGTCGGACGCGTGCGTGGCGACCCATCCGTCGGACATGTGCGTCGCGCTGGCCGCGCTGGACGCGACGGTCCATGTCGCGGGTCCGGGCGGCGCGCGGACTATCCCCTTCGCCGATCTCCATCGCCTGCCCGGCGACCGGCCCGATCGCGACACCCACCTCGACCCCGGCGAGCTCGTGACGGCCGTCGCGCTGCCGCCGCTGCCCGACGGCGCGCGGTCGACCTATCGCAAGGTGCGCGACCGGGCGAGCTATGCCTTCGCGCTGGTGTCGGTCGCGGCGGTGCTGGAGCTGGAGGGCGATCGCATCCGGCACGTCCGCATCGCGTTCGGCGGCGTCGCGCACAAGCCGTGGCGCGCCGCGACGGCGGAGGCGGCGCTGCTCGGCGCGGCGGCGACGCGTCAGGCGTTCCTCGACGCCGCGGCGGCGGAGTTCGCGGACGCGCGCCCGCTGCGCGACAATGCGTTCAAGCCGGCGCTGGCGACGCGCACGCTGGCCGCGGTGCTGGAAGACCTGTCGACGGGAGTGGCGGCATGA